From Streptomyces sp. NBC_00683, one genomic window encodes:
- a CDS encoding oxygenase MpaB family protein, which yields MKRFERLKEIQRLDPERDFLEIYRLTVTYEFPWDITRALELALYRTYAVPSIGRLLAETGELTERSQKRYDDTALLLDSVVEHGFDSEAGRTAVRRINRMHRSYDISDDDMRYVLCTFVVTPKRWLDTYGWRRLSDHELRAVAVYYRTLGTHLGIKDVPQTYEDFERTLDAYEEEHFGWDEGARSVSDATLALMGSWYPRPLAPVVRKAALALLDDSLLRTFRYERPGPVARGLTRGALRLRARAVRLLPPRSTAHYARQNPEIKGYPNGYEVAGLGTFPTPGVRGCPVPHGRPSDTPVE from the coding sequence GTGAAGCGGTTCGAACGGCTCAAGGAGATCCAGCGTCTGGACCCGGAGCGGGACTTCCTCGAGATCTACCGGCTCACCGTGACGTACGAATTCCCCTGGGACATCACCCGCGCACTCGAACTCGCCCTGTACCGCACCTACGCCGTCCCCAGCATCGGCCGACTCCTCGCGGAGACAGGGGAACTGACGGAACGTTCACAGAAGCGGTACGACGACACCGCACTTCTCCTCGACTCCGTCGTGGAGCACGGCTTCGACAGCGAGGCAGGACGCACGGCGGTCCGGCGGATCAACCGGATGCACCGCAGCTACGACATCAGCGACGACGACATGCGCTACGTGCTGTGCACCTTCGTGGTCACCCCGAAGCGCTGGCTCGACACCTACGGCTGGCGCAGGCTGTCCGACCACGAGCTGCGCGCCGTCGCCGTCTACTACCGCACGCTCGGCACACACCTGGGCATCAAGGACGTGCCGCAGACGTACGAGGACTTCGAGCGCACCCTCGACGCCTACGAGGAGGAGCACTTCGGCTGGGACGAGGGCGCACGCTCGGTCTCCGACGCGACGCTGGCTCTCATGGGCTCCTGGTACCCGCGCCCGCTCGCACCCGTCGTGCGCAAGGCGGCGCTGGCCCTCCTCGACGACTCGCTGCTGCGCACGTTCCGCTACGAACGCCCCGGCCCCGTCGCCCGGGGACTGACCCGCGGAGCGCTGCGCCTGAGGGCCCGAGCCGTACGGCTCCTGCCGCCCCGCTCCACCGCGCACTACGCCCGTCAGAACCCCGAGATCAAGGGCTATCCGAACGGGTACGAGGTCGCCGGGCTCGGGACGTTCCCCACCCCGGGCGTCCGCGGGTGCCCGGTCCCGCACGGGCGGCCCTCAGACACTCCGGTCGAGTGA
- a CDS encoding MOSC domain-containing protein: MNSTVVAVSSNGVYAFTKPNRDSVTLLAGLGVEGDVHAGVTVKHRSRVAQDPTQPNLRQVHLIHQELFAELRDAGFDVAPGDLGENVTTGGIDLLALPAGTLLHLGDEAVVEVTGLRNPCLQIDLFQDGLLKQVVGRDEDGGIVRKAGIMGIVRVGGVVRPGDPVRTELPAEPHRPLERV; encoded by the coding sequence CTGAACAGCACAGTCGTGGCCGTCAGCAGCAACGGCGTGTACGCATTCACCAAACCGAACCGGGACAGCGTCACGCTGCTGGCCGGGCTCGGCGTGGAGGGCGATGTCCACGCCGGTGTCACGGTCAAACACCGGTCGCGAGTCGCACAGGACCCGACGCAGCCCAACCTGCGTCAGGTCCACCTGATCCATCAGGAGCTGTTCGCCGAGCTGCGGGATGCCGGATTCGACGTCGCGCCCGGTGACCTGGGAGAGAACGTCACCACCGGTGGCATCGACCTGCTCGCCCTCCCGGCGGGCACGCTGCTCCACCTCGGCGACGAGGCCGTCGTCGAGGTGACGGGCCTGCGCAATCCGTGCCTGCAGATCGACCTCTTCCAGGACGGACTGCTCAAGCAGGTCGTCGGGAGGGACGAGGACGGCGGCATCGTCCGGAAGGCCGGGATCATGGGCATCGTCAGGGTCGGCGGAGTCGTGCGGCCCGGCGACCCCGTCAGGACCGAGCTGCCCGCCGAGCCGCACCGTCCGCTGGAGCGAGTCTAG
- a CDS encoding fatty acid desaturase family protein — MPQAVATVAQHTRDGSEGPGAPQASGSDFAPLLKAVKSQGLLERRTGWYAAGIAANLVALGGVITGMVFLGDTWWTLFLALPLAILWTRTAFFGHDAGHAQISGNRKASRGVGLIHANLLLGMNEAWWNDKHVRHHANPNHIDKDPDVGVGALVWTQKQAAQREGFARWLTRNQARLFFPMLLLEGIALKIYGFQFLRRQPVRERALSGLLLAGHLALYATLLLTTMSPAKAVVFALVHHALFGLHLGMAFAPNHKGMEMPDPDGDRWGHLQRQVLTSRNVRGAVLTDWFLGGLNYQIEHHLFPSMPRPHLRLAQPLVRAHCREIGMPYAETGLIESYRQALEHMHEVGEPLR, encoded by the coding sequence ATGCCCCAGGCGGTAGCCACCGTTGCGCAGCACACCCGTGACGGATCGGAGGGCCCGGGAGCTCCCCAGGCCTCCGGCAGTGATTTCGCGCCGCTCCTGAAGGCCGTGAAGAGCCAGGGACTCCTGGAGCGCCGCACCGGCTGGTACGCGGCGGGCATCGCCGCCAACCTGGTCGCCCTCGGAGGTGTCATCACCGGCATGGTGTTCCTCGGCGACACCTGGTGGACCCTCTTCCTCGCCCTTCCGCTGGCCATCCTGTGGACCCGTACCGCCTTCTTCGGGCACGACGCCGGCCACGCGCAGATATCCGGGAACCGCAAGGCGAGCCGCGGCGTCGGGCTGATCCACGCCAACCTGCTCCTCGGCATGAACGAGGCCTGGTGGAACGACAAGCACGTACGCCACCACGCCAACCCCAACCACATCGACAAGGACCCCGACGTCGGGGTCGGCGCCCTGGTGTGGACGCAGAAGCAGGCGGCACAGCGCGAGGGCTTCGCCCGCTGGCTCACCCGTAACCAGGCGCGGCTCTTCTTCCCGATGCTGCTCCTCGAGGGTATCGCCCTCAAGATCTACGGCTTCCAGTTCCTGCGGCGCCAGCCCGTCCGCGAGCGCGCACTCTCCGGTCTGCTGCTGGCCGGCCACCTCGCGCTGTACGCGACGCTGCTGCTCACCACGATGTCGCCGGCCAAGGCCGTCGTCTTTGCCCTCGTGCACCACGCACTCTTCGGCCTCCACCTGGGCATGGCCTTCGCGCCGAACCACAAGGGCATGGAGATGCCTGACCCGGACGGCGACCGCTGGGGCCACCTGCAGCGCCAGGTCCTCACCTCACGCAACGTCCGCGGCGCCGTCCTCACCGACTGGTTCCTCGGCGGCCTGAACTACCAGATCGAGCACCATCTCTTCCCGAGCATGCCCCGCCCCCACCTGCGCCTGGCGCAGCCGCTGGTCAGGGCCCACTGCCGGGAGATCGGGATGCCGTACGCGGAGACCGGCCTCATCGAGTCCTACCGACAGGCCCTGGAGCACATGCACGAGGTCGGCGAGCCGCTGCGCTAA